A genomic region of Phycisphaerales bacterium AB-hyl4 contains the following coding sequences:
- a CDS encoding TolB family protein produces the protein MPNSVTSARQQGGVQLGVIVVMTVLALGVLISGIWFFASPDEQAERPRSDDEHVTTPVSNTRPAAAAPVDTGRSLALDAFQSARAEHPTLEPEVSKIVYSRFPYGTKLIDEDGMEWDLTYHSGEHAALVISPDHDRALFTYPHDEADGLWVLGLDPGTGARHLWAGSQGSWSPDGQSVVYQRDGHIYRRPLDGGEAQRVSPAGVEDAAWPIFSPNGDSILFVAGADESDKRALHVVPAQGGSEARVLVSGEIYSRPAWSPDGQQIAYQDGARIALTDPRGESVRYLTAEGGFHAFPVWSQDGHGVAYNHAPRPEGPWRLRAVDVAGAHRSVLLEVAEEQFTGAPSRQEDMDAGAGIVWSSGAGHKIGRAPGVHYAVDDDQATLSLSADLKLALRSERAEVLANAMTADHHVTLALRSDDVVSIQADAAKLVVPDRLGDDLIIEIDDLTDEPMDLSHARYVLAMLNDGKGVAVFCVPEGGMVARKAADDERDGTRLELTGGGMAHVGMLSAGEATWTLGSDDWEPTFDAVWRIVGSDGSDGSGVQAWMAGFGEGETDDERKAMFDKIHGSEGRSALIYPFERTSQTPIHLVTVSDVLTQAMGVASADRILQREAVARYHEPERWTTFPTVDKTLDFFHRLYISPSVMAGGFHADVPDDLVNWSEDLKVLLRWKDERIEAYAAFASNFEQASLADGKFDAHREKLSELASARDEMTPQDELNRWADRMKSGELNRSDVRGSFLPKMREAAEQRQTLLHDFRQAVRRLRTDVNLAMTSPPSEDERSALLAVQQQTAELLGRRIIAEADWRGELVVRRYTDIAPATVLAGSLRHGNVQRPNVTRHDRTPRMW, from the coding sequence ATGCCAAACAGTGTGACATCGGCGAGACAGCAGGGGGGCGTTCAGCTTGGCGTCATTGTGGTGATGACGGTTCTGGCGCTCGGTGTGCTGATATCTGGGATATGGTTTTTCGCTTCGCCTGACGAGCAGGCGGAGCGGCCGCGCTCGGATGATGAGCATGTAACGACGCCCGTTTCAAACACTCGGCCCGCTGCGGCGGCCCCCGTCGATACGGGCCGGTCGTTGGCGTTGGACGCGTTCCAGTCAGCTCGGGCAGAACACCCGACGCTTGAGCCTGAAGTGTCGAAGATCGTCTACTCGCGATTCCCGTATGGCACGAAGCTGATCGACGAAGACGGGATGGAGTGGGATCTGACGTATCATTCGGGCGAGCATGCGGCGTTGGTGATTTCGCCGGATCACGATCGCGCTTTGTTCACCTATCCCCATGACGAAGCCGATGGGCTTTGGGTGCTCGGGCTCGACCCTGGCACCGGGGCGCGGCATCTCTGGGCAGGCAGTCAGGGCAGTTGGTCGCCTGACGGGCAGAGCGTGGTCTACCAGCGGGACGGCCACATTTACCGACGTCCGCTCGATGGCGGGGAGGCGCAGCGCGTCAGCCCGGCGGGTGTGGAGGACGCGGCGTGGCCGATCTTTTCGCCGAACGGCGATTCCATACTGTTCGTGGCAGGCGCTGACGAAAGTGACAAACGCGCTCTGCATGTGGTTCCCGCGCAGGGGGGGAGCGAAGCTCGCGTGCTGGTTAGCGGCGAGATTTACAGTCGACCTGCCTGGTCGCCTGATGGACAGCAGATCGCATATCAGGATGGGGCACGCATTGCATTGACCGATCCGCGAGGCGAGTCGGTACGTTACCTGACCGCGGAAGGTGGGTTTCATGCTTTCCCGGTCTGGTCACAGGACGGACACGGCGTGGCGTACAACCATGCGCCGCGCCCTGAGGGGCCATGGCGTTTGCGGGCGGTGGATGTCGCCGGGGCTCATCGATCGGTGTTGCTTGAAGTGGCGGAGGAACAGTTCACCGGCGCACCGTCACGGCAGGAAGACATGGATGCGGGAGCCGGGATCGTCTGGTCATCCGGCGCGGGCCACAAGATCGGGCGGGCGCCTGGCGTGCATTATGCGGTGGATGACGATCAGGCCACACTCTCGCTCAGCGCGGATCTGAAGTTGGCGTTGCGCAGCGAGCGTGCCGAGGTGTTGGCAAATGCGATGACGGCTGATCATCATGTAACGCTTGCTTTGCGCTCGGATGATGTGGTGTCGATTCAAGCCGACGCGGCGAAACTGGTCGTGCCCGATCGGTTGGGTGACGATCTGATCATCGAGATTGACGATTTGACTGACGAGCCAATGGACCTTTCCCATGCTCGCTATGTGCTGGCGATGCTCAACGATGGGAAGGGGGTTGCTGTGTTCTGTGTGCCCGAGGGCGGTATGGTCGCTCGTAAGGCGGCCGACGATGAGCGGGATGGCACGAGGCTGGAGTTGACCGGGGGCGGCATGGCCCACGTCGGGATGCTCTCGGCGGGCGAGGCAACCTGGACGCTCGGCAGCGACGACTGGGAGCCGACCTTCGATGCGGTGTGGCGAATCGTTGGCAGCGATGGCAGCGATGGCAGCGGCGTGCAGGCGTGGATGGCTGGGTTCGGCGAAGGTGAAACCGACGATGAACGAAAGGCGATGTTCGACAAGATTCACGGCAGTGAGGGGCGGTCGGCGCTGATCTATCCGTTCGAGCGTACCAGCCAGACGCCGATTCATCTGGTGACGGTTTCCGATGTGCTCACGCAGGCGATGGGCGTAGCGTCGGCCGACCGGATTCTTCAGCGCGAGGCGGTGGCTCGCTACCACGAACCGGAGCGATGGACGACGTTCCCCACGGTTGACAAAACGCTCGATTTTTTTCACCGCTTGTACATATCGCCTTCCGTGATGGCGGGCGGGTTTCATGCGGATGTGCCGGACGATCTTGTCAACTGGAGCGAGGATTTGAAGGTGCTGCTCCGGTGGAAGGATGAGCGAATCGAAGCGTATGCGGCGTTCGCGAGCAACTTTGAGCAGGCGAGCCTGGCGGACGGAAAGTTCGATGCGCATCGCGAGAAGCTCAGCGAGCTTGCCTCGGCTCGTGACGAGATGACCCCGCAGGATGAGCTCAACCGCTGGGCGGATCGTATGAAGTCCGGCGAATTGAACAGGTCGGATGTACGAGGGTCGTTTCTCCCGAAGATGCGCGAGGCTGCGGAGCAACGACAAACGCTTCTTCATGATTTCCGTCAGGCGGTTCGTCGGCTTCGCACTGATGTCAATCTCGCGATGACGAGTCCTCCTTCGGAGGATGAGCGGTCGGCGTTGCTGGCCGTTCAACAGCAGACCGCCGAGTTGCTGGGGCGACGCATCATCGCCGAAGCGGACTGGCGGGGCGAACTGGTTGTTCGCCGCTACACAGACATTGCGCCGGCGACTGTCCTGGCTGGCAGTTTACGGCACGGCAATGTTCAACGGCCGAACGTCACACGACACGACCGCACGCCGCGGATGTGGTGA
- a CDS encoding PEP-CTERM sorting domain-containing protein (PEP-CTERM proteins occur, often in large numbers, in the proteomes of bacteria that also encode an exosortase, a predicted intramembrane cysteine proteinase. The presence of a PEP-CTERM domain at a protein's C-terminus predicts cleavage within the sorting domain, followed by covalent anchoring to some some component of the (usually Gram-negative) cell surface. Many PEP-CTERM proteins exhibit an unusual sequence composition that includes large numbers of potential glycosylation sites. Expression of one such protein has been shown restore the ability of a bacterium to form floc, a type of biofilm.), whose amino-acid sequence MIHALKSLFNRNSVHFKAGAVALVASGCLAGGVNASTLHYWSWEGEDGTPPQSGGIPGTGTWWQDKEGSGNMNWQTDGGVERLELPESGPGSAFPNPIPLTGETNTHGVDASEGYIRTSNLETFNRNSFTFETYFNAMSTAGFTRFFDISTSTVQSQGGVRDGMLAARVYNDDGSFNSEHTNISSSLAVEADKDYYVAIAISTGENAEDRFVDFYLQNLTDGGSLQHERVAIWDGFTSLYHRNGGISMRVGRDNNFQALGDIRYSDGVLDQSELMIIPEPGSVGLLLGGLALTLTGRRRGEIS is encoded by the coding sequence ATGATTCATGCACTGAAATCGCTTTTTAATCGAAACTCGGTCCACTTCAAGGCCGGTGCGGTGGCACTGGTAGCCAGCGGCTGCCTCGCCGGGGGCGTCAACGCCAGCACGCTGCACTACTGGTCGTGGGAAGGTGAGGATGGCACGCCGCCTCAATCCGGCGGCATCCCTGGCACTGGCACATGGTGGCAGGACAAGGAAGGCAGCGGCAACATGAACTGGCAAACCGATGGAGGGGTTGAGCGACTGGAACTTCCCGAATCGGGGCCTGGGTCGGCATTCCCCAATCCAATCCCCTTGACCGGCGAGACCAACACGCATGGGGTTGATGCCTCCGAAGGCTACATCCGGACATCCAACCTGGAGACGTTCAACCGAAACAGCTTTACCTTCGAAACCTACTTTAACGCCATGTCGACGGCTGGCTTCACCCGATTCTTCGACATTTCAACTTCCACGGTTCAGTCGCAGGGTGGGGTGAGGGACGGGATGCTGGCTGCCCGCGTGTATAACGACGATGGCAGCTTCAATAGCGAGCACACGAATATTTCATCATCGCTGGCAGTGGAAGCTGACAAGGACTACTACGTTGCCATCGCCATCAGCACGGGCGAAAATGCAGAAGACCGCTTTGTTGACTTTTACCTTCAGAACCTGACCGATGGCGGGTCGCTGCAGCATGAACGCGTGGCGATCTGGGACGGCTTCACCAGCTTGTATCACCGTAACGGCGGAATTTCGATGCGGGTTGGCCGAGACAACAATTTCCAAGCCCTCGGCGACATCCGCTATTCCGATGGCGTGCTCGACCAGAGTGAGTTGATGATCATCCCCGAGCCGGGCTCGGTCGGCCTGCTGCTGGGTGGCTTGGCCCTGACGCTGACGGGGCGTCGCCGAGGTGAGATTTCGTAA